A single Cellulomonas sp. SLBN-39 DNA region contains:
- a CDS encoding helix-turn-helix transcriptional regulator, protein MNDTVRLTEEQAELFATWFHSLADPTRMRILNLLASGEHEMNVGDIVAALGLKQSTTSHHLKVLHDVGFVLRRREGTQTYHSVNRSCLERFPTAADMVMGRFRARSEAVSPGWLAG, encoded by the coding sequence ATGAATGACACCGTCCGGCTGACCGAGGAGCAGGCCGAGCTGTTCGCGACCTGGTTCCACTCGTTGGCCGACCCGACACGGATGCGCATTCTCAATCTCCTCGCCTCCGGGGAGCACGAGATGAATGTCGGCGACATCGTCGCCGCACTCGGTCTGAAGCAGTCGACCACCTCGCACCACCTCAAGGTCCTGCACGACGTGGGATTCGTCCTGCGGCGCCGCGAGGGCACGCAGACATATCACTCGGTGAACCGGAGCTGCCTCGAGCGGTTCCCGACCGCGGCCGACATGGTCATGGGTCGGTTCCGGGCCCGGTCCGAAGCGGTCAGCCCCGGGTGGCTCGCCGGCTGA
- a CDS encoding MIP/aquaporin family protein: protein MSEVPLARRALAELVGTGTLVTVVVGSGIAATRLSPTDVGLQLLQNSTTTALALVVLIAVLGPVSGAHLNPAVTLVLAATGEWRARTADVLAYVAAQVLGAVGGTVLAHLMFDLPAVQLSSTVRTGPPLWLAEVVATAGLVVVILGLLRSHRQTWVPAAVGCYIGAAYWFTASTSFANPAVTIGRAFTDTFAGIAVASVAPFVVAQLVGAAVGAVLVTVLHGRPVAVPGQDVAREHVPGPPEGAVDAPVPDRGRRINLDA from the coding sequence ATGAGCGAGGTCCCGCTCGCGCGCCGCGCCCTGGCCGAGCTCGTCGGCACGGGCACGCTCGTCACGGTCGTCGTCGGGTCCGGCATCGCGGCGACCCGGCTGTCCCCGACGGACGTCGGCCTCCAGCTGCTGCAGAACAGCACCACGACGGCCCTCGCGCTGGTGGTGCTGATCGCCGTGCTCGGCCCCGTCTCCGGCGCGCACCTCAACCCCGCGGTCACCCTCGTGCTGGCGGCGACGGGCGAGTGGCGGGCGCGGACCGCCGACGTCCTCGCGTACGTCGCGGCGCAGGTGCTGGGTGCGGTCGGCGGGACCGTCCTGGCCCACCTGATGTTCGACCTGCCGGCCGTGCAGCTGTCGTCCACGGTGCGGACCGGGCCGCCGCTGTGGCTGGCCGAGGTCGTCGCGACCGCGGGGCTGGTGGTGGTGATCCTCGGCCTGCTGCGCTCGCACCGCCAGACCTGGGTGCCGGCCGCCGTCGGCTGCTACATCGGCGCCGCGTACTGGTTCACCGCCTCGACGAGCTTCGCCAACCCCGCGGTCACGATCGGCCGCGCCTTCACCGACACGTTCGCCGGCATCGCCGTCGCCTCGGTGGCGCCGTTCGTGGTCGCCCAGCTCGTCGGTGCGGCCGTGGGTGCCGTGCTCGTCACCGTCCTGCACGGGCGCCCGGTCGCCGTGCCGGGCCAGGACGTGGCCCGCGAGCACGTCCCCGGCCCTCCGGAGGGTGCGGTCGACGCGCCGGTCCCGGACAGGGGGAGGCGCATAAACTTGGACGCATGA
- a CDS encoding MFS transporter codes for MGTQTAGATTAARGVLVTLAASQFLMTLDSSVMNVSMATVAADLGTTITGVQTAITLYTLVMATTMLTGGKIGTIIGRRRAFALGCVIYGAGSLVTGLAPNLAVLLLGWSLLEGLGAALIMPAVVALVAANFTQRDRPRAYGTVAAAGAVAVAVGPLVGGAATTYLSWRVVFFAEVVVVALVLVLSRAVADVPGDRAARLDLVGTVLSVLGLGTAVLGVLRSSEWGWVAPKPGGPELAGLSPTFWCLVVGALVVWVFLRWEALLARRGGDPLVRLEMFTHPELTGGLLMFFLQFLLQAGVFFVVPLYLSVVLELPALDTGLRILPLSVTLLLAAAGIPRLWPRASPRRVVRVGVALLLLGILVLMSGIRLDSSAAVVAVPLSLVGLGVGALSSQLGAVTVSAVPVEQGGEVGGLQNTATNLGASLGTALAGSVLIAALSATLAAGVHDNPDVPQAVRDRAGVELAAGVPFLSDTALEQALADADVAGATARAIVAENRAARVEGLDAALATLALVAVGALFATGRVPAAAGAGPAPGRARRPRPAPAR; via the coding sequence ATGGGGACGCAGACGGCGGGCGCGACGACGGCCGCACGCGGGGTGCTCGTGACCCTCGCGGCCTCGCAGTTCCTCATGACGCTCGACAGCTCGGTGATGAACGTGTCGATGGCGACCGTGGCCGCCGACCTCGGCACCACCATCACGGGCGTGCAGACCGCGATCACCCTGTACACCCTGGTGATGGCCACCACCATGCTCACCGGCGGGAAGATCGGCACGATCATCGGCCGCCGCCGGGCCTTCGCCCTGGGCTGCGTGATCTACGGCGCGGGGTCCCTCGTCACCGGGCTCGCGCCGAACCTGGCCGTGCTGCTGCTCGGGTGGTCGCTGCTCGAGGGGCTCGGCGCGGCGCTGATCATGCCCGCCGTCGTGGCCCTGGTCGCCGCGAACTTCACGCAGCGGGACCGGCCCCGCGCGTACGGCACGGTCGCGGCGGCCGGGGCGGTCGCCGTCGCCGTCGGCCCGCTGGTGGGCGGGGCCGCCACCACCTACCTGTCCTGGCGGGTCGTGTTCTTCGCCGAGGTGGTGGTCGTGGCGCTGGTCCTCGTGCTCTCCCGCGCCGTCGCGGACGTGCCCGGCGACCGGGCGGCGCGCCTCGACCTGGTGGGCACGGTGCTGTCCGTGCTCGGCCTGGGCACCGCCGTGCTCGGCGTGCTGCGGTCGAGCGAGTGGGGGTGGGTCGCACCGAAGCCCGGGGGGCCCGAGCTGGCCGGCCTGTCCCCCACGTTCTGGTGCCTCGTCGTCGGCGCCCTGGTCGTGTGGGTCTTCCTGCGCTGGGAGGCTCTGCTCGCCCGCCGCGGCGGCGACCCCCTGGTCCGGCTCGAGATGTTCACGCACCCCGAGCTGACCGGCGGGCTGCTGATGTTCTTCCTGCAGTTCCTGCTGCAGGCGGGCGTCTTCTTCGTCGTGCCGCTCTACCTCAGCGTGGTGCTGGAGCTCCCGGCCCTCGACACCGGCCTGCGGATCCTGCCGCTGTCGGTGACGCTGCTGCTCGCGGCCGCCGGGATCCCCCGGCTGTGGCCGCGGGCCTCGCCTCGCCGGGTCGTGCGCGTCGGCGTCGCGCTGCTGCTCCTCGGGATCCTCGTCCTCATGAGCGGCATCCGCCTCGACTCGTCGGCCGCCGTCGTCGCCGTGCCCCTCTCCCTCGTGGGCCTGGGCGTCGGGGCCCTGTCCTCCCAGCTCGGCGCGGTCACCGTGTCCGCGGTGCCCGTCGAGCAGGGCGGCGAGGTCGGCGGGCTCCAGAACACGGCGACCAACCTCGGCGCGTCCCTCGGCACCGCGCTGGCCGGATCGGTGCTCATCGCCGCGCTCTCGGCCACGCTCGCCGCCGGCGTGCACGACAACCCCGACGTGCCGCAGGCCGTGCGCGACCGGGCCGGGGTCGAGCTCGCCGCCGGCGTCCCGTTCCTCTCCGACACCGCGCTCGAGCAGGCCCTCGCCGACGCCGACGTCGCCGGGGCCACCGCCCGGGCCATCGTGGCGGAGAACCGGGCGGCGCGGGTCGAGGGGCTCGACGCCGCGCTCGCCACGCTCGCCCTCGTGGCCGTGGGCGCGCTGTTCGCCACCGGCCGGGTGCCGGCCGCCGCCGGTGCGGGCCCGGCGCCCGGCCGGGCGCGGCGGCCGCGGCCCGCCCCGGCCCGCTGA
- a CDS encoding GTP-binding protein yields the protein MSLTLIPLSGFLGAGKTTAMVAAARLLESSGRTVALITNDQGTDLVDTATARSRGALVDEVTGGCFCCRFDDLAALVDRIAAGGTVDTVMIEAVGSCTDLQATVVRPLRQIYGDALVVAPLTTVVDPFRLQAFSAAWAAGEDSELAYLFDHQLAEADVIAVSKTDVAGPARTGSAVEAVRARYPRARVVPCSSVTGDGLDALVDAWAEPSAAAWDVPIDYDRYAAAEAGLAWLNQRFVVAGVDGDAFDAELWSRTLMETLREACDAAGHVVGHVKLRTTTPAGDVKISLVGGGSVLDETVDEPATQATAVLNTRVECEPEQMDAMLTAAVQAADLLAVSTTVRDGAAVSFKPGYPTPVHRVPAAASAHA from the coding sequence ATGAGCCTGACCCTGATCCCGCTCTCCGGCTTCCTCGGGGCCGGCAAGACCACCGCGATGGTCGCGGCGGCCCGCCTGCTCGAGTCGTCCGGCCGCACGGTCGCCCTGATCACGAACGACCAGGGCACCGACCTCGTGGACACCGCCACGGCACGGTCGCGCGGCGCGCTGGTCGACGAGGTGACGGGCGGCTGCTTCTGCTGCCGGTTCGACGACCTCGCCGCCCTGGTCGACCGCATCGCGGCCGGCGGCACCGTCGACACCGTGATGATCGAGGCCGTCGGCAGCTGCACCGACCTGCAGGCCACGGTCGTGCGCCCCCTGCGGCAGATCTACGGCGACGCCCTCGTGGTCGCACCGCTCACCACGGTCGTCGACCCGTTCCGCCTGCAGGCGTTCTCCGCCGCGTGGGCCGCCGGGGAGGACTCCGAGCTGGCGTACCTGTTCGACCACCAGCTCGCCGAGGCCGACGTGATCGCCGTGAGCAAGACCGACGTCGCCGGCCCGGCGCGCACCGGGTCCGCCGTCGAGGCCGTGCGGGCGCGCTACCCGCGGGCCCGGGTCGTGCCGTGCTCGTCGGTCACCGGCGACGGGCTGGACGCGCTCGTCGACGCGTGGGCCGAGCCGTCCGCCGCGGCGTGGGACGTGCCCATCGACTACGACCGGTACGCCGCCGCCGAGGCCGGGCTGGCCTGGCTCAACCAGCGGTTCGTCGTGGCCGGCGTAGACGGCGACGCGTTCGACGCCGAGCTCTGGTCGCGCACCCTCATGGAGACGCTGCGCGAGGCGTGCGACGCCGCCGGGCACGTCGTCGGCCACGTCAAGCTCCGCACCACCACCCCGGCGGGCGACGTGAAGATCAGCCTGGTCGGCGGGGGGAGCGTGCTCGACGAGACCGTCGACGAGCCCGCGACGCAGGCCACCGCCGTGCTCAACACCCGGGTGGAGTGCGAGCCCGAGCAGATGGACGCCATGCTCACCGCCGCCGTGCAGGCCGCCGACCTGCTCGCCGTGAGCACGACCGTCCGCGACGGTGCCGCCGTCTCGTTCAAGCCCGGGTACCCCACCCCCGTGCACCGTGTCCCCGCCGCCGCGTCGGCGCACGCCTGA
- a CDS encoding peptidogalycan biosysnthesis protein: MTGTARVRTATSEDVAVQGWAQDVAAAPDTWPFLSGAWLRGTTAALSGTAAPLHGVATRARGEEAWLPAYLFKEPPAVDWDPRTYLGWERPDGMQVCCGVETACGVSDEVAAWGVEAFFPAVVVGSPLGYRSEAAYNFWSPGLLGRLTDQVLAAAHEQGARAVVAPWVPDRRGNEEILDAFRGAGGSVGYWGLDDHLELDADSYADHVARQPRKRRQRMTADQTALARAGLQVRRVEGAGLEPYVDRIAELVCLNREKNGAGEEPHHISTVMREVLAAGAEPWGYLGLLDGQVVAACVAIPRGRRLFVKWAGFDYEALGTRSGLYFSFCFDMPLRDAYGAGMRWMELGSGAHEAKALRGCASREVTTALWLADEALRPRAAELLADFGERRRAAFDDPAPTASTPVLLPLAGATTPSTDSCCGGS, from the coding sequence ATGACCGGGACCGCACGCGTGCGCACCGCGACCTCGGAGGACGTCGCGGTGCAGGGCTGGGCGCAGGACGTCGCCGCCGCGCCCGACACCTGGCCGTTCCTCAGCGGGGCCTGGCTGCGCGGGACCACCGCTGCGCTGTCGGGCACGGCCGCACCCCTGCACGGGGTCGCGACCCGGGCCCGCGGCGAGGAGGCGTGGCTGCCGGCGTACCTGTTCAAGGAGCCGCCCGCCGTCGACTGGGACCCGCGCACCTACCTGGGCTGGGAGCGGCCCGACGGCATGCAGGTCTGCTGCGGCGTCGAGACCGCGTGCGGCGTCAGCGACGAGGTCGCCGCGTGGGGCGTCGAGGCGTTCTTCCCCGCCGTCGTCGTCGGCAGCCCGCTGGGCTACCGCAGCGAGGCCGCGTACAACTTCTGGTCACCCGGGCTGCTCGGGCGCCTGACCGACCAGGTGCTCGCCGCCGCCCACGAGCAGGGCGCCCGCGCCGTCGTCGCGCCCTGGGTGCCCGACCGGCGGGGCAACGAGGAGATCCTCGACGCGTTCCGCGGGGCGGGCGGGTCGGTCGGGTACTGGGGCCTGGACGACCACCTCGAGCTCGACGCGGACTCCTACGCCGACCACGTGGCACGCCAGCCCCGCAAGCGCCGCCAGCGCATGACCGCGGACCAGACGGCGCTGGCCCGGGCGGGCCTGCAGGTGCGCCGCGTCGAGGGCGCGGGCCTGGAGCCGTACGTCGACCGCATCGCCGAGCTGGTCTGCCTCAACCGCGAGAAGAACGGCGCCGGAGAGGAGCCGCACCACATCAGCACCGTGATGCGCGAGGTGCTCGCCGCAGGCGCCGAGCCGTGGGGGTACCTGGGGCTGCTGGACGGGCAGGTCGTGGCCGCGTGCGTCGCGATCCCGCGGGGCCGGCGCCTGTTCGTCAAGTGGGCCGGGTTCGACTACGAGGCCCTCGGCACCCGGTCGGGGCTGTACTTCTCGTTCTGCTTCGACATGCCGCTGCGCGACGCGTACGGCGCCGGGATGCGCTGGATGGAGCTCGGCTCCGGGGCGCACGAGGCGAAGGCGCTGCGCGGCTGCGCGAGCCGGGAGGTCACCACGGCCCTCTGGCTCGCCGACGAGGCGCTGCGCCCGCGGGCGGCCGAGCTGCTCGCGGACTTCGGCGAGCGCCGCCGCGCCGCGTTCGACGACCCGGCGCCCACGGCGTCGACCCCCGTGCTGCTCCCGCTCGCGGGCGCCACCACCCCCTCGACCGACTCGTGCTGCGGAGGTAGCTGA
- the arsM gene encoding arsenite methyltransferase, whose protein sequence is MTTSRVRDDVREKYAAAATAALDGACCAPTAPQVIGAALYTDLGPGTVPDTALLASLGCGNPTAVADLRAGEVVLDLGSGGGLDVILSARRVGPTGRAYGVDALPEMLELARQNAAEAGVDNVEFLEGDLEELPLPDASVDVVISNCVINLSEDKPAVFAEIARVLRPGGRVGVSDVVAEDHLDAAERARRGSYADCVAGALSAAEYRDLLHAAGFGGVEVRFTHEVADGMHGAIVRARR, encoded by the coding sequence ATGACCACCAGCCGCGTCCGCGACGACGTCCGCGAGAAGTACGCCGCCGCCGCGACCGCCGCCCTCGACGGGGCCTGCTGCGCACCCACCGCGCCGCAGGTGATCGGCGCCGCGCTCTACACCGACCTCGGCCCGGGCACGGTCCCCGACACCGCGCTGCTCGCCAGCCTCGGCTGCGGCAACCCCACGGCCGTCGCCGACCTGCGCGCGGGCGAGGTCGTCCTCGACCTCGGCTCGGGCGGGGGGCTCGACGTGATCCTCTCGGCGCGCCGGGTCGGGCCGACGGGCCGGGCGTACGGCGTCGACGCGCTGCCCGAGATGCTCGAGCTCGCGCGGCAGAACGCCGCCGAGGCGGGTGTCGACAACGTCGAGTTCCTCGAGGGCGATCTCGAGGAGCTGCCGCTGCCCGACGCGAGCGTCGACGTCGTGATCTCCAACTGCGTGATCAACCTCAGCGAGGACAAGCCGGCGGTGTTCGCCGAGATCGCCCGCGTGCTGCGCCCCGGCGGCCGCGTCGGGGTCTCGGACGTCGTCGCCGAGGACCACCTCGACGCCGCCGAGCGCGCCCGGCGCGGCTCGTACGCGGACTGCGTCGCCGGGGCCCTGTCCGCCGCCGAGTACCGCGACCTGCTGCACGCGGCCGGGTTCGGCGGCGTGGAGGTCCGGTTCACGCACGAGGTCGCCGACGGCATGCACGGCGCGATCGTCCGGGCCCGGCGATGA
- a CDS encoding aldo/keto reductase has product MHTRTLGEGLEVSAVGLGAMGMSMSYGPNPGTREDMVAVLRAAVDLGVTFVDTAEVYGPYVNEELVGEALAPVREQVVVATKFGWRIEDGRTVGLDSRPEQVRRVAEASLRRLRTDVIDLFYQHRVDPDVPVEDVAGVVGELVQEGKVRHLGLSEAGPETIRRAHAVHPVTAVQSEYSLWTRDPERGVLATCAELGIGFVPFSPLGKGFLTGTVGTATRFAEGDIRRRVPRFEAENLAANEALLQGVRDVAAVRGATPGQVALAWLLAQHPWVVPIPGTRRVERVAENAGATGVALSADDVAALDALAARVGVHGDRYDAAGMAMVGR; this is encoded by the coding sequence ATGCACACCAGGACGCTCGGCGAGGGGCTCGAGGTCAGCGCTGTCGGCCTCGGCGCCATGGGCATGTCGATGAGCTACGGGCCCAACCCCGGCACGCGCGAGGACATGGTGGCCGTGCTGCGCGCGGCGGTGGACCTCGGCGTCACGTTCGTCGACACCGCGGAGGTCTACGGGCCGTACGTCAACGAGGAGCTGGTCGGCGAGGCGCTCGCCCCGGTGCGCGAGCAGGTCGTCGTGGCGACGAAGTTCGGCTGGCGCATCGAGGACGGCCGGACGGTGGGGCTCGACAGCCGGCCCGAGCAGGTCCGGCGGGTGGCCGAGGCGTCGCTGCGGCGCCTGCGGACCGACGTGATCGACCTGTTCTACCAGCACCGCGTCGACCCCGACGTCCCGGTCGAGGACGTCGCGGGGGTCGTCGGCGAGCTGGTGCAGGAGGGCAAGGTCCGCCACCTCGGCCTGTCCGAGGCCGGCCCGGAGACGATCCGCCGGGCGCACGCGGTGCACCCGGTGACGGCCGTGCAGAGCGAGTACTCGCTGTGGACCCGTGACCCCGAGCGGGGGGTGCTGGCGACGTGCGCGGAGCTCGGCATCGGGTTCGTGCCGTTCAGCCCGCTCGGCAAGGGCTTCCTCACCGGCACCGTCGGCACCGCCACCCGGTTCGCCGAGGGCGACATCCGGCGCCGGGTGCCGCGGTTCGAGGCCGAGAACCTGGCCGCGAACGAGGCGCTGCTGCAGGGGGTGCGCGACGTCGCGGCGGTGCGGGGTGCCACGCCCGGGCAGGTCGCGCTCGCCTGGCTGCTGGCGCAGCACCCGTGGGTCGTGCCGATCCCGGGCACACGCCGGGTCGAGCGGGTGGCGGAGAACGCGGGGGCGACCGGTGTCGCGCTCAGCGCCGACGACGTGGCCGCGCTCGACGCGCTGGCCGCCCGCGTCGGCGTGCACGGCGACCGGTACGACGCCGCGGGCATGGCCATGGTCGGCCGCTGA
- a CDS encoding RCCLKC-tail radical SAM protein, with product MVVSPYEAGLQPLAAACAAAGVRGAGVDEVHGWDQDLRPGAAPDADPDLVLLSVQQFEALERALTTLPHLREAYPRATVVAFGQYAQMNASRFLGTTDAVLFEEPERVAEDLRRVAEGGDVSAVPGAMTRAGLTPRGARRKLAFTAPARDLFPSIVHYPAHHGARGLVGNIETTRGCHHRCTYCSVYGAYDGGVAAYEVEPVVADALALAEQGVRHFVFIDAEFFNSRTAGEAVMRRVRAEVGPDVTFEFTTRIDHILDYRDELARLVELGLVSVTSALEFPSDRILRIFDKGIDTQDMRRAIAAAGDLGIVLQPTFIPFTPWVEYDELLTFEDFLVETGLAAVAHPTVLQTRLLLFKGSPLLASPWIQDVRLTDKGFWFDWEHADPRVDALWQDRRDDAVDAGAVRCCVKC from the coding sequence GTGGTGGTGTCACCGTACGAAGCAGGGCTCCAACCCCTCGCGGCGGCCTGCGCCGCCGCCGGGGTGCGCGGGGCCGGGGTCGACGAGGTGCACGGGTGGGACCAGGACCTGCGCCCCGGCGCGGCCCCGGACGCCGACCCCGACCTCGTGCTCCTGTCCGTCCAGCAGTTCGAGGCCCTCGAACGGGCGCTCACCACGCTCCCGCACCTGCGCGAGGCGTACCCGCGGGCGACGGTCGTCGCGTTCGGCCAGTACGCGCAGATGAACGCGTCCCGCTTCCTCGGCACCACCGACGCGGTGCTCTTCGAGGAGCCCGAGCGCGTCGCCGAGGACCTGCGCCGCGTCGCCGAGGGCGGCGACGTCAGCGCCGTCCCGGGCGCGATGACCCGGGCCGGCCTCACGCCGCGCGGCGCCCGCCGCAAGCTCGCGTTCACCGCACCGGCGCGCGACCTGTTCCCCTCGATCGTCCACTACCCCGCGCACCACGGTGCCCGCGGGCTCGTCGGCAACATCGAGACCACCCGCGGCTGCCACCACCGCTGCACCTACTGCTCGGTCTACGGCGCCTACGACGGCGGCGTCGCCGCCTACGAGGTCGAGCCCGTCGTCGCCGACGCGCTCGCGCTCGCGGAGCAGGGCGTGCGCCACTTCGTCTTCATCGACGCCGAGTTCTTCAACTCCCGCACCGCCGGCGAGGCCGTCATGCGCCGCGTGCGAGCCGAGGTCGGCCCGGACGTCACGTTCGAGTTCACCACGCGCATCGACCACATCCTCGACTACCGCGACGAGCTCGCCCGGCTCGTCGAGCTCGGGCTGGTCTCCGTGACGTCGGCCCTGGAGTTCCCGTCCGACCGGATCCTGCGGATCTTCGACAAGGGCATCGACACCCAGGACATGCGGCGCGCGATCGCCGCGGCCGGCGACCTCGGGATCGTGCTCCAGCCCACCTTCATCCCCTTCACGCCCTGGGTCGAGTACGACGAGCTGCTGACGTTCGAGGACTTCCTCGTCGAGACGGGCCTCGCGGCCGTCGCGCACCCCACCGTGCTGCAGACGCGCCTCCTGCTCTTCAAGGGGTCCCCGCTGCTGGCGTCGCCGTGGATCCAGGACGTGCGCCTGACCGACAAGGGCTTCTGGTTCGACTGGGAGCACGCCGACCCGCGCGTCGACGCGCTCTGGCAGGACCGGCGCGACGACGCCGTCGACGCCGGTGCCGTCCGCTGCTGCGTGAAGTGCTGA
- a CDS encoding helix-turn-helix transcriptional regulator, producing MDNRDEVRDFLRSRRARITPEQAGLPAYGTHRRVPGLRREEVAMLAGVSSDYYVRLERGNLAGVSESVLESLATVLRLDEVERAHLRDLARGARPRAARARRSAPAARTVPLSVRVMLDALTQAPAVVRDERLDILAANALGRALYAPLFADPSRRANHARFAFLDPAATRFWADWERAADDTVGVLRFAAGRDPFDTALTALVGELSTRSEEFRSRWAAHHVHVHTGGRKRIHHPVVGDVELMYDSMTIAAAPGLTLLVYTAEPGSPTADALRVLASWAATTDASGAVAAHGSPASTTSP from the coding sequence ATGGACAACCGGGACGAGGTGCGCGACTTCCTGCGCTCGCGGCGGGCGCGGATCACGCCCGAGCAGGCGGGGCTGCCGGCGTACGGCACCCACCGCCGGGTGCCGGGGCTGCGCCGCGAGGAGGTCGCGATGCTCGCGGGCGTCTCCTCGGACTACTACGTGCGGCTCGAGCGGGGCAACCTCGCCGGGGTGTCGGAGAGCGTCCTGGAGTCGCTCGCCACGGTCCTGCGGCTCGACGAGGTCGAGCGTGCGCACCTGCGCGACCTCGCGCGGGGTGCGCGGCCCCGTGCCGCCCGGGCCCGTCGGTCGGCGCCGGCCGCGCGGACCGTGCCCCTGAGCGTGCGCGTGATGCTCGACGCCCTGACCCAGGCGCCCGCCGTGGTGCGCGACGAGCGGCTGGACATCCTCGCCGCCAACGCCCTGGGGCGTGCGCTGTACGCGCCGCTGTTCGCCGACCCGTCGCGTCGCGCCAACCACGCGCGGTTCGCCTTCCTCGACCCGGCCGCCACGCGCTTCTGGGCCGACTGGGAGCGGGCGGCGGACGACACCGTGGGCGTGCTGCGGTTCGCGGCCGGGCGCGACCCGTTCGACACGGCGCTCACGGCGCTCGTGGGCGAGCTGTCGACACGCAGCGAGGAGTTCCGCTCCCGCTGGGCGGCGCACCACGTGCACGTGCACACCGGCGGGCGCAAGCGCATCCACCACCCCGTCGTCGGCGACGTCGAGCTCATGTACGACTCGATGACCATCGCCGCGGCGCCGGGGCTCACGCTGCTCGTCTACACGGCCGAGCCGGGCTCGCCGACGGCGGACGCGCTGCGCGTGCTCGCGAGCTGGGCGGCCACCACCGACGCGTCCGGTGCCGTCGCCGCGCACGGCAGCCCGGCGTCCACGACCAGCCCCTGA
- a CDS encoding permease, whose protein sequence is MATVWEEVSQVVSFVVMAALELAPWFLLAVVLGVLVQHLNLDVLAKRAFARHGVVAVLTTAAVGALSPFCSFTVIPLISRLLRSGVPLSAVMAFWVASPAMDPEIFALSAAALGIDVATARLAGALLLSVGAGLVVLVLERRGLFAQPLRPSVARAEAAVARPVPVPATAGAPVDAPAASGAAPGTGVEAPDVAAAACDPDCAAPAEDPWADDDGTPWRTMIARNARLIDWRRFGRDVLRDARGLGGWLLLALVAMALVVRYVPTSLVSSLLGADGVAAIPLAAALGTPLYLNGVAAIPVVQGLLAQGMLPAAGVTFLLAGATTTVPAMVAVRSVVNGRVFAFYLGVAFLGSILVGLLVSPWL, encoded by the coding sequence ATGGCGACGGTGTGGGAAGAGGTGTCGCAGGTCGTGTCCTTCGTGGTCATGGCTGCGCTGGAGCTCGCCCCCTGGTTCCTCCTCGCGGTCGTGCTCGGGGTGCTCGTGCAGCACCTGAACCTCGACGTGCTGGCCAAGCGCGCGTTCGCCCGGCACGGGGTCGTCGCCGTGCTCACCACGGCGGCCGTGGGGGCGCTCAGCCCGTTCTGCTCGTTCACGGTGATCCCGCTGATCAGCCGGCTGCTGCGCTCGGGCGTGCCGCTGTCCGCGGTCATGGCGTTCTGGGTCGCCTCACCCGCGATGGACCCGGAGATCTTCGCCCTCTCGGCCGCCGCGCTCGGCATCGACGTGGCCACCGCCCGCCTGGCGGGCGCCCTGCTGCTCAGCGTCGGTGCGGGCCTCGTCGTGCTGGTGCTCGAGCGCCGCGGGCTGTTCGCCCAGCCCCTGCGCCCCTCCGTCGCCCGTGCCGAGGCGGCCGTCGCCCGGCCGGTCCCCGTGCCCGCCACCGCCGGGGCGCCGGTCGACGCCCCGGCCGCGTCCGGTGCGGCCCCCGGCACGGGTGTCGAGGCGCCCGACGTCGCCGCGGCCGCCTGCGACCCCGACTGCGCCGCACCCGCCGAGGACCCGTGGGCCGACGACGACGGCACCCCGTGGCGCACGATGATCGCCCGCAACGCCCGCCTCATCGACTGGCGCCGGTTCGGTCGCGACGTGCTGCGGGACGCCCGCGGGCTCGGCGGGTGGCTGCTGCTCGCGCTCGTCGCGATGGCGCTCGTCGTCCGCTACGTGCCGACCTCGCTCGTCTCGTCCCTGCTCGGCGCCGACGGGGTCGCCGCGATCCCGCTCGCCGCGGCGCTGGGCACGCCGCTGTACCTCAACGGGGTCGCCGCGATCCCGGTGGTGCAGGGTCTGCTCGCCCAGGGCATGCTCCCGGCCGCAGGCGTGACGTTCCTGCTCGCCGGCGCCACCACGACCGTCCCCGCGATGGTCGCCGTCCGCTCCGTCGTCAACGGACGCGTCTTCGCGTTCTACCTGGGCGTGGCCTTCCTCGGCAGCATCCTCGTCGGCCTGCTCGTCTCGCCGTGGCTGTGA